The following proteins are co-located in the Castanea sativa cultivar Marrone di Chiusa Pesio chromosome 8, ASM4071231v1 genome:
- the LOC142607038 gene encoding uncharacterized protein LOC142607038: MESKSQTDNRVYEEIETQFEWAIEEGLDTLLVHVPGFRREELKVQVTSAGNLRVSGQRSLGKNKWKRFDKEFTIPPNVDTNAISAKYDENIIYVKLPKVIAPAELREVQHSKPHLLGHSKPQQNPKVGDQPKSQNYNFEELERKKAADAAEYIQRQKEQQAAQNKVPPKANVQENAKYVAPQKRTKKEDEASSARWKSEDVSQKATEKAKEVTSYADGKSSTSTAADDTTNYKFSQRPPEKKKKSTETDIANNYVSQKDLEKQRRGGLEQTGKVSTGTSSEKHETLYSEKKDAMDANKKRSTETDFANNIVSQKNLEKERSGGLEKAGKAITSTTSEMHETLDSLKDAAERMYKGETAGNVDGIGKSGLDGYRQVAGGLATEMKKTNTLMNLVVAVLLVLVFALYLKNALTKSALIEEQ; this comes from the exons ATGGAATCCAAGTCACAAACTGATAATCGTGTTTATGAGGAAATTGAAACACAATTTGAGTGGGCAATTGAGGAGGGATTGGACACTCTCTTGGTCCATGTACCAG GTTTTAGAAGGGAAGAATTAAAGGTTCAAGTAACTTCAGCAGGCAACCTCAGGGTCAGTGGTCAACGCTCGCTTGGTAAAAACAAATGGAAGCGTTTTGACAAAGAATTCACCATCCCACCAAATGTGGACACCAATGCAATCTCTGCAAAATATGATGAAAACATAATCTACGTTAAACTACCCAAAGTGATTGCCCCAGCTGAACTACGTGAGGTGCAACATTCAAAACCACATTTATTAGGACATTCAAAGCCTCAACAAAATCCCAAAGTTGGTGATCAGCCAAAATCTCAGAACTATAattttgaagaacttgaaagaaaaaaggctGCTGATGCTGCTGAATATATCCAAAGACAAAAGGAACAGCAGGCTGCTCAAAACAAGGTTCCACCAAAGGCCAATGTGCAAGAAAATGCTAAGTATGTCGCACCAcaaaagagaaccaagaagGAGGATGAAGCAAGCAGTGCAAGATGGAAGAGTGAAGATGTTTCACAAAAGGCAACAGAGAAGGCAAAGGAAGTAACAAGTTATGCAGATGGAAAGAGTAGTACTAGCACAGCAGCTGATGATACTACTAATTACAAGTTTTCGCAAAGGCCaccagagaagaagaagaaaagcacAGAAACTGATATTGCTAACAATTATGTTTCCCAAAAGGATTTAGAGAAGCAAAGGAGGGGTGGGTTGGAGCAAACAGGAAAAGTTAGTACCGGCACCAGTAGTGAAAAGCATGAAACTCTTTACTCAGAGAAGAAGGACGCAATGGATGCAAATAAGAAGAGAAGCACAGAAACTGATTTTGCTAACAATATTGTTTCCCAAAAGAATTTAGAGAAGGAAAGGAGTGGTGGATTGGAGAAAGCAGGAAAAGCTATTACCAGCACAACAAGTGAAATGCATGAAACTCTTGACTCACTTAAGGATGCAGCAGAGAGGATGTACAAAGGAGAAACAGCTGGAAATGTGGATGGAATTGGTAAATCTGGTCTAGACGGTTATAGGCAAGTGGCTGGTGGTTTGGCCACGGAGATGAAGAAGACAAATACATTGATGAACTTGGTTGTGGCTGTACTTCTGGTCCTGGTATTTGCGCTTTATCTTAAAAATGCATTAACTAAGTCTGCCTTAATTGAAGAGCAGTAA